In the Clostridium sporogenes genome, one interval contains:
- a CDS encoding ABC transporter ATP-binding protein: protein MTTSRALKLNKVSKSFMQTDAKGITNALENINLEINPGDFVSIVGPSGCGKSTILRLIAGLIIPTTGTITLDDEEIKGTDPKRGMVFQKPTLFPWLTVEQNVSFSLRMQKQLKSNEANVDRMISMVGLDEFRNSYPHQLSGGMAQRVALIRTMINEPEVFLLDEPLGALDAFTRMNMQDELLNMWKEKKRIMVMVTHDVDEAIYMGTRVVVMEPRPGRIREDIAIDLEYPRNRNSKKFLEYRTKILEMLDFGKSE from the coding sequence ATGACAACCTCTAGAGCTTTAAAGCTAAATAAAGTATCTAAAAGTTTTATGCAAACAGATGCTAAGGGAATAACCAATGCTTTGGAGAATATAAATTTAGAAATTAATCCAGGAGATTTTGTTAGCATTGTTGGTCCAAGTGGTTGTGGTAAATCAACTATTTTAAGACTAATAGCAGGATTAATTATTCCAACTACTGGAACGATTACTTTGGATGATGAAGAAATAAAAGGAACAGACCCAAAACGTGGAATGGTATTTCAAAAACCTACATTGTTTCCTTGGTTAACAGTGGAACAGAACGTTTCATTTAGCCTTCGTATGCAAAAGCAGCTAAAAAGCAATGAAGCAAATGTTGATAGAATGATTAGTATGGTAGGGTTAGATGAATTCCGTAATTCTTATCCACATCAATTATCTGGAGGAATGGCACAACGGGTTGCTTTAATAAGAACAATGATTAATGAGCCTGAAGTATTTTTACTGGACGAACCTTTAGGGGCTTTAGATGCATTTACTCGTATGAATATGCAAGATGAACTTCTAAATATGTGGAAGGAAAAAAAGCGAATAATGGTTATGGTTACTCACGATGTAGATGAGGCTATATATATGGGTACAAGAGTAGTTGTTATGGAGCCAAGACCAGGAAGAATAAGGGAGGATATAGCTATTGACTTAGAATATCCTAGAAATCGTAATAGTAAAAAGTTCTTAGAATATCGTACTAAGATATTGGAAATGCTGGACTTTGGTAAAAGTGAATAA
- a CDS encoding DUF4418 family protein, producing the protein MKNRLLIGIIYLIAGILLIVGPQIFIPVCQQGEKIMKCFWTQRAELGVGTLFMASGVCVILAKSELIRLGISISNVFLGILTFLIPFVLIGGCKKLDMTCRSITFPIFYVIASVTIIISLLNCFYLKKKII; encoded by the coding sequence TTGAAGAATAGACTTTTAATAGGAATTATTTATTTAATTGCAGGTATTTTATTAATAGTTGGACCACAAATCTTTATACCTGTTTGTCAACAGGGAGAAAAAATCATGAAATGTTTTTGGACTCAGCGTGCTGAATTAGGAGTCGGAACTTTATTTATGGCTTCTGGGGTTTGTGTGATTTTAGCAAAATCAGAATTAATTAGATTGGGAATAAGTATATCAAATGTGTTTTTAGGTATTTTAACATTTTTAATACCATTTGTTTTGATTGGTGGATGTAAAAAGCTTGATATGACATGTAGAAGTATTACCTTCCCAATATTCTATGTAATTGCTAGTGTTACAATTATAATATCTTTATTAAATTGTTTTTATTTAAAAAAGAAAATAATATAA
- a CDS encoding ABC transporter substrate-binding protein, whose translation MKKKFLSLLLGAALVTSAALAGCGQANKSDKAASTNNVSKNEGLSEEEAWKKEPAYGKPIKVGYNGGLCLGAFGIAAEKGFYKEEGLDVKIVKMQSQTDALGTGQVDVAGDHIATLLVPAVNGVKAVFTTGCHTGCKSLYVLSKSGIKSTSDLIGKTIAVGDGIGASDHNISLRFLNHDKVDPNKVKFKPVESSAVILSMQKGEVQAATLSDQFAKKFVDDGTLKVIRSLTFDKDFKDETCCVHAVNSDFYEKNPITVKKLTRAHKKASKWIEKNKKEFVKIMLDKKWASGNYDLVLDIANTYNFDVSDDITEATLRKIIDDYKTFGLIDKNKDTDEIMKNLWHKVLSDK comes from the coding sequence ATGAAAAAGAAATTTTTAAGTTTATTATTAGGTGCTGCTTTAGTAACATCAGCTGCTTTAGCAGGTTGTGGACAGGCTAATAAATCAGATAAAGCTGCTTCTACTAATAATGTTTCAAAAAATGAAGGGCTTTCAGAGGAGGAAGCTTGGAAGAAAGAACCAGCTTATGGTAAGCCAATTAAAGTTGGTTATAATGGAGGACTTTGCTTAGGAGCTTTTGGTATTGCTGCTGAAAAAGGATTCTATAAAGAAGAGGGATTAGATGTTAAAATAGTAAAAATGCAATCACAAACAGATGCACTTGGAACAGGTCAGGTAGATGTTGCAGGAGATCATATTGCTACATTGTTAGTTCCAGCTGTTAACGGTGTTAAGGCAGTATTTACAACAGGATGTCACACAGGATGTAAATCTCTTTATGTATTATCAAAATCCGGAATAAAGTCAACTTCTGATTTAATAGGAAAAACAATTGCTGTAGGAGATGGTATTGGTGCATCAGACCATAATATTTCATTAAGATTTTTAAATCATGATAAGGTAGATCCAAATAAAGTAAAATTTAAACCAGTAGAATCCAGTGCGGTTATATTATCAATGCAAAAGGGAGAAGTGCAAGCAGCAACCTTAAGTGACCAATTTGCAAAGAAATTTGTAGATGACGGTACACTAAAAGTTATTCGTTCTTTAACATTTGATAAAGATTTTAAAGATGAAACTTGTTGTGTTCATGCAGTAAATAGTGATTTCTATGAAAAAAACCCTATTACTGTAAAAAAACTTACTCGTGCTCATAAGAAAGCAAGTAAATGGATAGAGAAAAATAAGAAAGAATTTGTTAAAATTATGCTTGATAAAAAATGGGCTTCAGGTAACTATGATTTAGTATTAGATATTGCAAATACATATAATTTTGATGTTTCTGATGATATTACAGAAGCTACTTTACGTAAGATTATAGATGACTATAAAACATTTGGATTAATTGATAAAAATAAAGATACAGATGAAATAATGAAGAATTTATGGCATAAAGTTTTATCTGACAAATAA
- a CDS encoding ABC transporter ATP-binding protein has translation MNLKTVNLKKKYIRNGQEFYAVNNVNIELHEKEIVGLVGQSGCGKSTLLNMAAGILKPTEGEIFIDNVSILKQSQKQLANMRRQMIAYVLQGYSLLSNFTILENVCMPLYLAGNKNVDVDAASKILETVGLQDVINSYPTSLSGGEQRRGAIARALMQNPKIIIADEPTSNLDYENGVNVMEALRKSTEYGVAVLISTHEQEFYHYFDRIYEMKKGCII, from the coding sequence ATGAATTTAAAAACTGTAAATTTAAAAAAGAAATACATAAGAAATGGACAAGAGTTTTATGCTGTAAATAATGTAAATATAGAACTACATGAAAAAGAAATTGTAGGGCTTGTTGGTCAGTCTGGATGTGGCAAAAGTACTTTGCTTAATATGGCTGCAGGAATTTTAAAACCTACAGAAGGTGAAATATTCATAGACAATGTGAGTATATTAAAACAAAGTCAGAAACAATTAGCTAATATGAGACGACAGATGATAGCATATGTTTTGCAAGGATATAGTCTTTTATCAAATTTCACGATTTTAGAAAATGTTTGTATGCCTTTGTATTTAGCAGGAAACAAAAATGTTGATGTTGATGCTGCTAGTAAGATTTTAGAAACTGTTGGTTTACAAGATGTAATAAACTCATATCCTACTAGCTTGTCAGGTGGAGAGCAAAGAAGAGGAGCTATTGCAAGAGCTTTAATGCAAAATCCTAAAATTATTATTGCAGATGAACCAACTAGTAATTTAGATTATGAAAATGGAGTTAATGTTATGGAAGCTTTAAGGAAATCTACAGAATATGGTGTAGCTGTTCTTATTAGTACTCATGAACAAGAGTTTTATCATTATTTTGATCGTATATATGAGATGAAAAAAGGATGTATTATTTAG
- a CDS encoding ABC transporter permease subunit → MPENTVITKEKLIELESEPKTKLQRLLDYFICFAPIVMGAFALLEYYLVPNYKNNQSTNSYGVFIGALMLAIFIGLIVGLLKKSVFIKLRHLAPFYTFVFFLLIVYDCLTLKTGILMMPYFPWVDQLLNAIINERVYLFDCAKHSLILLFMGYFSGAIVGLITGIACGYNKKINYWISPFMKLLGAIPSTTWLPIVMVLAASLFKGSIFIIALGVWYPVTMATITGINNIDKSYYEAAKTLGAKNSQLIFRIAIPSAIPNMLQGLTTGMSSACTALLVAEMLGVESGLGWYITWQKSWAQFAKMYAAIIIICLIFVLVNVIFALIKKRVLRWQEGVVQ, encoded by the coding sequence ATGCCTGAGAATACTGTTATTACGAAGGAGAAGCTTATAGAGCTTGAAAGTGAGCCAAAAACAAAACTCCAAAGATTATTGGATTATTTTATATGTTTTGCTCCTATCGTTATGGGTGCATTCGCTTTGTTAGAATATTATCTTGTTCCAAATTATAAGAATAATCAAAGTACAAACTCCTATGGTGTATTTATAGGAGCACTTATGTTAGCAATTTTTATAGGTCTTATAGTAGGGTTACTTAAAAAAAGTGTGTTTATTAAATTAAGACATTTAGCCCCTTTTTATACTTTTGTATTTTTTTTACTGATAGTTTATGATTGTTTAACATTAAAGACTGGTATATTGATGATGCCATATTTTCCATGGGTAGATCAATTATTAAATGCCATAATAAATGAAAGAGTATATTTGTTTGATTGTGCTAAGCATTCTTTAATTTTATTATTTATGGGATATTTTTCAGGAGCAATTGTAGGATTAATTACAGGCATTGCATGTGGTTATAATAAAAAGATTAACTACTGGATATCTCCATTTATGAAACTATTAGGAGCTATACCATCAACAACATGGCTTCCAATAGTTATGGTTCTTGCAGCTTCTTTATTTAAAGGAAGTATATTCATTATTGCATTAGGGGTATGGTATCCAGTTACAATGGCTACTATTACAGGTATTAATAATATTGATAAATCTTATTATGAAGCAGCAAAAACTTTAGGTGCTAAAAATAGTCAGTTAATATTTAGAATTGCAATTCCATCGGCAATACCAAACATGCTTCAAGGTTTAACTACTGGCATGAGTAGCGCATGTACTGCTTTGTTAGTAGCAGAAATGCTAGGTGTTGAATCAGGACTTGGATGGTATATCACATGGCAAAAATCCTGGGCACAATTTGCTAAGATGTATGCAGCAATCATTATAATATGTTTAATATTTGTTCTAGTTAATGTAATATTTGCACTTATTAAAAAGCGTGTATTACGTTGGCAGGAAGGGGTGGTACAATAA
- a CDS encoding VOC family protein, producing MNIRFNTITVKDLDESLKFYKEILGFIEIKRFNPMEGVTIAFLKDEDSGLIELIEYQNTSKDDDIRESIVSIGIGVVDLERTLNELKDKGVELIRGPIEVPSGEKFAFIKDPNGVEIELIQGFDILM from the coding sequence ATGAATATTAGGTTTAATACAATTACTGTAAAAGACTTAGATGAATCATTAAAGTTTTATAAAGAAATTTTAGGATTTATAGAGATAAAAAGATTCAATCCTATGGAAGGGGTGACTATAGCTTTTTTAAAAGATGAAGATTCAGGACTAATTGAATTGATTGAGTATCAAAACACTTCCAAGGATGATGATATTAGAGAATCAATTGTGTCAATCGGTATAGGAGTTGTAGATTTAGAAAGAACTTTAAATGAACTAAAGGACAAAGGAGTAGAGCTCATACGCGGTCCAATAGAAGTTCCGAGTGGTGAAAAGTTTGCATTTATAAAAGACCCTAATGGTGTTGAGATAGAATTAATTCAAGGATTCGATATACTTATGTAA
- a CDS encoding FtsX-like permease family protein: MKSFKSLNAFHMAIKNLEYRKFRSIAMIFFIILLSASLFISSLIISNIKIGMNKAVKRMGADIIVIPDGYKEELKTAIFTGEACTIYFDGNWAKKLSSVEGVKKASPQLYLATMTDSLCCVGGNQLIAYDEDTDFIVKSWLHGDTKLKKGEVIVGNDLIVGEDGKLKYFNYPLKVKNRMEKANMSYDTCVFMSFETAKELVQTKEAKGYLKFDNYDNLSSMVMVDVEDGYDIEQVKKNIEYTFPKQGIEVCTANALVSNTVNNMKQFQNYSTVLITLLFIMTFMALIVIFSLTIKERKREFGVLYTIGMMKSQLIKMIVIEASIISLIGGILGSSCSYLVSIIFKNLIASKLQIDKLQLYGQPIINKFAICIGISLLAGVIASLYSAYSVGKEEPYSLISENQV; the protein is encoded by the coding sequence ATGAAATCGTTTAAATCGTTGAATGCTTTTCACATGGCAATTAAAAATTTAGAATATCGTAAATTCAGAAGTATAGCAATGATTTTTTTTATTATATTATTATCTGCATCTTTATTTATAAGTTCTTTAATCATTTCTAATATAAAAATAGGCATGAACAAAGCAGTAAAGAGAATGGGCGCAGATATCATTGTAATTCCAGATGGTTATAAAGAAGAATTGAAGACAGCTATTTTTACAGGAGAAGCATGTACTATTTATTTTGATGGTAATTGGGCAAAGAAATTATCTTCTGTAGAGGGCGTTAAAAAAGCTAGTCCACAATTGTATTTAGCTACTATGACTGATAGTCTTTGTTGTGTAGGAGGTAATCAATTAATTGCATATGATGAGGACACTGATTTTATAGTGAAATCTTGGCTTCATGGCGATACCAAATTAAAAAAAGGTGAAGTTATTGTTGGAAATGATTTGATAGTTGGAGAAGATGGAAAACTAAAATATTTTAATTATCCTTTAAAAGTAAAAAATAGAATGGAAAAAGCAAATATGAGTTATGATACATGTGTTTTTATGTCTTTTGAAACAGCAAAAGAATTAGTGCAAACTAAGGAAGCAAAAGGATATTTAAAATTTGACAATTATGATAATTTAAGTTCTATGGTTATGGTTGATGTAGAGGATGGTTATGATATAGAACAAGTTAAAAAAAATATTGAGTATACATTTCCTAAACAAGGAATAGAAGTTTGCACTGCAAATGCTTTAGTTAGTAATACAGTGAATAATATGAAACAATTTCAAAATTATAGTACAGTTTTAATAACACTTTTATTTATTATGACTTTTATGGCTTTAATTGTGATATTTAGTTTGACTATTAAGGAAAGAAAGAGAGAGTTTGGTGTTTTATATACTATAGGTATGATGAAATCACAATTGATAAAAATGATTGTTATTGAAGCCAGTATAATAAGTTTAATTGGAGGAATTTTGGGTAGTAGTTGCTCTTATTTAGTGTCTATTATATTTAAAAATCTCATTGCTTCAAAATTACAAATTGATAAATTACAACTATATGGACAACCAATAATTAATAAATTTGCAATTTGTATAGGAATTTCACTATTAGCAGGAGTAATAGCATCCTTATATTCTGCATATTCAGTCGGAAAAGAAGAACCATATAGCTTAATTAGTGAAAATCAAGTTTAG
- a CDS encoding DEAD/DEAH box helicase yields the protein MLFENLEILKPIQKALKEEGYKQTTLIQEKSIPYILDGIDLVGCAQTGTGKTAAFAVPVLQNLAKDKKINKNHRTIRALILAPTRELAIQIGESFECYGKYINLKSAVIFGGVSQNPQTKALREGVDILIATPGRMIDLFNQKYIDLRNIECFVLDEADRMLDMGMIHDVKKIISKLPKARQNLLFSATMPSEITKLVDSIVKDPIRVEVTPVSSTVDTITQEVYYVRKKQKRSLLKHLLKDKSIESALVFSTTKRGANMIAKDLVEAGIEAEAIHGNKSQNARQRALNNFKEGKIRVLVATDIAARGIDVNELSHVFNYNLPDIPETYVHRIGRTGRAGSKGVAISFCDIEEIKSLKAIEKLIHKEIPVVEDHPYKMKHINEDEVKKENTKNNSNKKPSSKRQGGNWRYSNNRRKNNSTK from the coding sequence ATGTTATTTGAAAATTTAGAGATACTTAAGCCTATTCAAAAGGCTTTAAAAGAAGAAGGGTATAAACAAACTACCCTAATACAAGAAAAATCTATTCCTTATATACTAGATGGAATAGATTTGGTTGGTTGTGCTCAAACCGGTACTGGAAAAACAGCAGCCTTTGCAGTTCCTGTATTACAAAATCTTGCTAAGGATAAGAAAATTAATAAAAATCATAGGACTATTAGAGCTTTGATATTAGCTCCTACTAGAGAACTTGCTATTCAAATAGGAGAAAGCTTTGAATGCTATGGTAAATATATAAATCTTAAAAGTGCAGTTATTTTTGGTGGAGTATCACAAAATCCTCAAACAAAGGCACTTAGAGAAGGTGTGGATATACTAATTGCAACTCCAGGAAGAATGATTGATTTATTTAATCAAAAGTATATTGATTTACGTAACATAGAATGTTTTGTTCTAGATGAAGCAGATCGTATGCTAGACATGGGTATGATTCATGATGTTAAAAAAATAATATCAAAGTTACCTAAGGCTAGGCAAAATTTATTATTCTCTGCAACCATGCCATCTGAAATTACAAAGCTAGTAGATTCTATTGTAAAAGATCCAATAAGAGTAGAAGTTACACCAGTTTCATCTACGGTAGATACTATTACACAAGAAGTATATTATGTTCGTAAAAAGCAGAAGAGATCTTTACTTAAACATTTACTTAAAGATAAATCTATAGAGTCTGCTTTGGTATTTTCCACAACAAAACGTGGAGCAAATATGATTGCAAAAGATCTTGTTGAAGCAGGAATAGAAGCTGAAGCTATTCATGGTAATAAATCACAAAATGCACGACAACGTGCTTTAAATAATTTTAAAGAAGGTAAAATAAGAGTTTTAGTTGCGACAGATATAGCAGCAAGAGGTATAGATGTTAATGAATTATCTCATGTATTTAATTATAATCTTCCAGATATACCTGAAACTTATGTTCATAGAATTGGACGTACTGGAAGAGCTGGATCTAAGGGGGTTGCAATTTCCTTTTGTGATATTGAAGAAATAAAATCTCTTAAAGCTATTGAAAAACTTATTCATAAGGAGATACCAGTTGTAGAGGACCATCCTTATAAAATGAAACATATTAATGAGGATGAAGTTAAGAAGGAAAACACTAAAAATAATTCTAATAAAAAACCTTCCTCTAAAAGACAGGGTGGAAATTGGAGATATAGTAACAACAGAAGAAAGAATAATTCAACAAAATAG
- a CDS encoding endonuclease MutS2 has protein sequence MNKETLEKLHYYELKEMIKEYCVSGLGKRLIEKLEPSSNIKIVNQRLDETSEGRRLLDASYNIPLEGIFNVLPLIEKIEKGVSLEATDLIMMSNFLRGCRKVKLFIKDKEGYAPTLTAYGENICDLSYIEEEINKSIRGSVVDSNASKELKKIRRNIDICESKIKGRLDKFLKNSANKEYIQEFFISQRDGKHTIAIKAAHKNKVEGTIVETSSKGATVFMEPNVISKYTSELTVLKAEESVEEYKILATLTEMIFERIKDLKMNVDVISEYDMIWAKAKYSKVINGIKPKLNDYGYIKIIKGKYPLIKESIPLDFEIGKDYRGLIITGPNAGGKTVVLKTIGLLTLAIQSGFHIEAEEGTEFSVFKKLFVDIGDNQSIENALSTFSSHVKNLAEIIKESTKSTLLLFDEIGSGTEPNEGSALAIAILEELYHRGCITISTTHYGEIKNFSKEHPDFENAAMEFEKETLEPLYKLSIGKVGDSNALYISKKMGLYDSVIDRARKYMDTKSYNYNLIEGSKIIKNKELQAKEDFYEYSVGDKVILLENNESAIVYKEIDRLNNVTVLYNKEFIEVNYKRIKLELKAGDLYPEGYDLNQLFISFRERKLEKDIKRGSKKALKRIKKEALI, from the coding sequence ATGAATAAAGAAACATTAGAAAAATTACATTATTATGAATTAAAAGAAATGATAAAAGAATATTGTGTCAGCGGTTTAGGAAAAAGATTAATAGAAAAATTAGAACCCAGTAGTAATATAAAGATTGTAAATCAAAGACTAGATGAAACATCTGAAGGAAGAAGATTATTAGATGCCTCTTATAATATACCATTAGAGGGCATTTTCAATGTATTACCTCTTATTGAAAAAATTGAAAAAGGAGTATCTTTGGAAGCCACTGATTTGATTATGATGTCAAATTTTTTAAGAGGATGTAGGAAAGTAAAGTTATTCATAAAAGACAAAGAGGGATATGCCCCTACATTGACCGCTTATGGAGAAAATATTTGTGATTTGAGTTATATTGAAGAGGAAATAAATAAATCAATTAGAGGTAGTGTAGTTGACTCAAATGCTAGCAAGGAACTTAAAAAAATAAGAAGAAATATTGATATATGTGAAAGTAAGATAAAGGGAAGATTAGATAAGTTTCTTAAAAATAGTGCAAATAAAGAGTATATTCAAGAATTCTTTATTAGTCAACGTGATGGAAAACATACCATTGCAATTAAGGCAGCACATAAAAATAAAGTAGAGGGAACTATCGTTGAAACATCTTCAAAAGGAGCAACAGTGTTTATGGAGCCAAATGTTATCTCAAAGTATACAAGTGAATTAACAGTATTAAAAGCAGAAGAAAGTGTGGAAGAATACAAAATCCTAGCAACTTTAACAGAGATGATTTTTGAAAGAATAAAAGATTTGAAGATGAATGTTGATGTTATATCTGAATATGATATGATCTGGGCAAAAGCTAAATATAGTAAAGTAATAAATGGAATTAAACCTAAATTAAATGACTATGGATATATAAAAATAATTAAAGGGAAATATCCTCTTATTAAAGAGAGTATACCTTTAGACTTTGAAATCGGAAAAGATTATAGAGGATTAATAATAACAGGGCCAAATGCAGGTGGTAAAACGGTAGTATTAAAGACAATTGGATTGTTAACATTAGCAATACAATCTGGATTTCACATAGAAGCTGAAGAAGGAACAGAGTTTTCAGTATTTAAAAAGTTATTTGTTGATATTGGTGATAATCAAAGTATTGAAAATGCATTAAGTACATTTTCATCTCATGTAAAGAATCTAGCTGAGATAATTAAGGAAAGCACCAAGTCAACATTACTATTGTTTGATGAAATTGGTAGTGGAACAGAACCAAATGAGGGATCTGCTTTGGCTATTGCAATATTAGAAGAATTGTATCATAGGGGTTGTATAACTATATCAACTACTCATTATGGAGAAATAAAAAACTTTTCAAAAGAACATCCTGATTTTGAAAATGCAGCTATGGAGTTTGAAAAAGAAACTTTAGAACCATTATATAAGCTTAGCATAGGAAAAGTAGGAGATAGTAATGCTTTATATATTTCTAAAAAGATGGGATTATATGATTCGGTTATTGATAGAGCAAGAAAATATATGGATACTAAAAGTTATAATTATAATTTAATAGAAGGCAGCAAGATTATAAAAAATAAAGAGCTACAAGCGAAGGAAGATTTTTATGAATACTCTGTAGGGGATAAAGTTATTCTTTTAGAAAATAATGAATCAGCTATTGTATATAAAGAAATAGATAGATTAAATAATGTGACTGTACTATATAATAAGGAATTTATTGAAGTTAACTATAAAAGAATAAAGTTAGAATTAAAGGCAGGTGACCTTTATCCAGAAGGGTATGACCTAAATCAGTTATTTATAAGTTTTAGGGAAAGAAAGTTAGAAAAAGATATTAAGAGAGGATCTAAAAAAGCATTGAAAAGAATAAAAAAAGAAGCTTTAATTTGA
- a CDS encoding AraC family transcriptional regulator — protein sequence MNNIKCERRIYDYKFNTHAHSYAQLILPIHGVLDIETTYKKLTLENKHLFFLPPYCKHTFRANNNNEFLILDISNNMLNKYDMENLAGGKEFLFDHKWEAIRYLLLNEANNKKSSNSINNLFMYCYDFIVDETIHDSIKYINEHFAEDIDLKKLADIEHYNISYYSEWFKSKMKVSPIEYIQNLRVQKAKALLLNTNLTILQISQIVGYEHNSSFTRVFKHLEKISPIEFRKNQKIC from the coding sequence TTGAATAATATAAAATGTGAACGTAGAATATATGATTATAAATTTAATACACATGCTCATTCATATGCTCAATTAATTTTACCCATTCATGGAGTTCTTGATATAGAAACTACTTATAAAAAATTAACATTAGAAAATAAACACCTATTCTTTCTTCCTCCATATTGTAAGCACACTTTTAGAGCTAATAATAATAATGAATTTTTAATCTTAGATATATCTAATAACATGCTCAATAAGTATGATATGGAAAATTTAGCAGGCGGAAAAGAATTTTTGTTTGATCATAAATGGGAAGCTATAAGATATTTATTATTAAATGAAGCTAATAATAAAAAGAGTTCTAACTCTATCAATAACTTATTTATGTATTGTTATGATTTTATTGTGGATGAAACTATACATGATTCTATAAAATATATTAATGAACATTTTGCAGAAGATATAGATTTAAAAAAATTAGCAGATATTGAACATTATAATATTAGTTATTATAGTGAATGGTTTAAAAGTAAAATGAAAGTCTCTCCTATTGAATATATACAAAATCTTAGAGTCCAAAAAGCAAAAGCACTTCTTTTGAATACAAACTTAACAATTTTACAAATTTCTCAGATAGTTGGTTATGAGCATAATTCATCATTCACTAGAGTATTTAAACATTTAGAAAAAATATCCCCTATAGAATTTAGAAAGAATCAAAAAATATGCTAA
- a CDS encoding tRNA-binding protein, translating into MINFEDFMKLDIRVGEIIKVEFFKKAKKPAYKLLIDFGSEIGIKKSSAQITECYKKEELIGKQILGVVNFPPRQIADFMSEVLVLGIYATQGIVLIQPQQTVEKGDKLG; encoded by the coding sequence ATGATTAATTTTGAGGATTTTATGAAATTAGATATAAGGGTTGGGGAAATTATCAAAGTAGAATTTTTTAAAAAAGCAAAAAAACCTGCTTATAAACTATTAATAGATTTCGGCAGCGAAATTGGTATAAAGAAATCCAGTGCCCAAATTACTGAATGTTATAAAAAAGAAGAACTTATAGGCAAACAAATTTTAGGAGTAGTGAACTTTCCCCCAAGACAAATTGCTGATTTTATGTCAGAAGTATTAGTATTAGGTATTTATGCTACTCAAGGCATAGTATTGATTCAGCCACAACAAACTGTTGAAAAGGGCGATAAGTTAGGTTAG